The genome window ccaattCTTCTCTTTTAACGCTCTGTGTCCTCCATAGAAGTAGTCTGtgggctgctctcattgtagtgcCTTGGATATATATATCCAAGGGCTATAAAGAGAGTAATGAAATTAGAGCTACGCCGAACCAACTGTCAattaaatcaacggcgcgttgtatattattatacacCGTTCCGAGGCATCGATCAACAATTAGCACAGCGACGCCATCAACATAAGTTTGGGTCTATATGTGCAAATTTAGCACTAAAATAGTAGTGAGTCGAGTTGAAGCCTCTACTGAACACAGCGAGCGATGGTGGGCGTCacacgctcgaactccgataccgagcgaaatcatgagaagttcagcgtagtgtacgccgtgacaagagagaatttgctgttgcgctgatcagggaagcTGAAAATCCCGCAGGACGCAGTGATTCCAGAAGTGCATACCGCATTGTGAAAGAGTTCGCATGTGATCgcgaatctttcgatggtcctgtgaaggacgtcaatggtcgacttctcgtccacgatgacgagcaattgaagaggtggaaagaacacttcatcactgttcttaaCAGTATCACATCCGTTGGGCTTGACTGTGTCCACtggtacagaaatcttgggaatccgagacttttccccGTGGAAGAAGGGAacgatcgtcaagatcccaaagaaggggacctgttttgagtatgacaattgaaggggtatctgtgtgctccctgctgtcgcaaagataatagctaaaataattctggaacgcattaaagaacatctcgaaaacttgatcaacagagcaggttggtttccgctcttgcattaaccacatcaaaACCGTACACTTTAGGTTTAGATTTCGAGTTTAGATATTCAGTGCATCTGCTCTTTgtagatttcgagaaagctctcgataacgtgaacagggagtgcatcTGCAGTGTTCCACGCAGAAGGGGCATtccatgatggcgcaaaatttcACGCTGTACTGAGGCAAAATCTcgcaggattttgaggtccaaagcgatgTCCGCCAGGGCTGCATCCTGacatcgatattattttttcctgtTATCTGTTTGTTTTCTTACTGGTTCacggactttggccaaatggttctggatttggaaagagaggcaagtagagatgGACTGAGAATAAGCACGAACAAAATCAAAGTTTTCAGTCAAacgagtcatcgcactctccctacttGCATCAATGGCCAGAGCATCAAatgcgtcaatcaatttgtataactACGAAACGAGGTTTCTATCGATCGTGGCATCAAACTGGATTTTGCATGACGCATTAATAGTGCTAGATCTCGCTTCCtttcctgtctaaaatctggaaatgcagttatctgaacaacaagatcaagttgagactattttgtgttgctatatggaagtaataTATGGAAATTGAACTCCACTGATACTCAAAAGTTGCAAGccatcgtcaatacctgtctgcgtacGCTGGCTTGACACTCTCTCAAGGGAAGAACTTGTCggtgcacaggcctggcacccgtacgcactgtgattaaaaggcggaagtggcagtggataggtcacacattaaggaagggcgacaattgcattgcggactcTGCTATGCAATGGAatacactctcccaagatgtccGACGAGTAGGTCGCTCCAAGAACACTtgatgcagaacagtagagaaagatCGGATTGGATTTCTCCGAAGTCGTTTCAGGTAACCACCACTGGGTAAATAGTAACAATATATAGTATAGGATCGACCAACATACTCtatagaagtggcgatagcgcaCCTCCTTGGGAACAGCGTTTCAttgcttctgttgttaggtagcgatcggtACCCTCTGtagcacagcaatctctgcgttagcatagcatcttctttttcttcagcctttgtcccgttcacaagcggggtcggctcgtcgtgatcggcttcgccatttggctctatcgaatgcctgatctgggtgcaatctcgaggctttcaaatccccatccagcgtatcaagccaccgttgcttaggtctgccttttggtcgtttaccatcgacttcgatgttcagaccaatctttgcaagtgaattctcgtttgcacgaattgcgtgaccatactatcgaagacgcctctctcgcaacttttccacgatcgatgcaaccccataacgatcgcggatatcctcatttcggatgtgatctaaacgtgtgacgccactagtccaacgtagcatcttcgtctccattaccgcaagacgccgttcattgccttttatggtcggcgaacactcagaaccatagagagcgactggacggacaacattgcggtaaattttagatttgagacgttcgttgatacgtcgatcacaaaggacaccagttgtggaacgccacttcatccaggttgcgttaatgcgtgaagcaatttcataacgcagctctccattggctgatagcgttgacccgaggtatttaaatcgctcagatctgggcagatcactgccgctgacagtgattgtgcctgtttcatggggatcggtcgtcaaaaattcagttttgtttaaactcaatctgagaccgtgttgcatgaggcgatcattccatttttgaacaagttgctcgagatcatttttgctatcagatgctaggaaaacatcatctgcataaagcagtgtgtagggcgctggacgttggatatcccgtgtgacggtgtccataacaaagccaaagaggagtggtgagagggcacttccttgatgaactccaacagagacacgaagcggttttgatacacccgccatacttcgaactttacttttcggatcgtggtagagcaattgaacccagcgcacgagttcttctggcacgaagtgttgtcgtaaagcataccagatgagttcgtgtggtacacggtcaaacgctttctctagatccagaaaggcaatgtaaagagggcgatgcttctcacggtgtttctccatgagtaaccgcgcagcgtgtattgcgtcagtagttccgcagttcttgacaaatccggcttgattcacggttatttcaacgatttcgcgaatacggttgtcaagaatgcgttcaaaaatcttcatggtatgggaaagtaaccggatcggacggtaatttgaaaattctgctgggctacctttctttttccatattggaacagtggtactttcttgccagtcagatggtgttcttccttcctgaataacccggttaaagaactcactgagccacagtgttcggtcccagctcttcgctttccagagctcagatgcgatgtcgtcaggtcctgttgctttccccgatttcatttgttttattgcctcctcgacttcagttgcgctgactagtggaactgcttcaaatgtcggcaatgattgtggaagtggaggatgagccaattcttcagttgaaatctgctcgaagtattctcgccatctatccgttgcggctcgacggttggtaagcaaagtaccgttcttgtcattaacacaacaaaagtgctcgatatcctgtgtgcgttcatcatggcttttagcaagtcgatacaggtctctctcgccatcccgagtgtccagtttatcgtaaagatttttgaaatggttcgctcgggtgacagcgaccgctttctttgcttcccggttggcattcttataaatttgccaattagcaggcgttttatcgtcgagaaatttgtggtagaggcgtttcttttcacggaccttcatttcaacatcatcattccaaagccaagtatctcggttgatgtaccgcttacccggcttggtgaccccgagggttgcagaggccgctttgtggattgtgtctttcatttggttccatgatttttccacattcgtaatggttggcaatctcgtatgagtgagaccgcttcttcgttcttctcaccaaatcgccaccatttaatgcgcggcgggccagtgcgttcctcacgccgttttatcggtggcttaattcgtaggacagcaatcaacggccgatgttgaggtgcgatggtctcatatgcgttagcatagcatagatggacttaattaaaatttcataaacaCCATGCTATCTGGCGGCATTACAGAaattttggaaaggcgcacaagaaagtcctgggggtttaacgtgagtacctgccgtgtaggcataatcccacggtcctcttcaaacacggattgattttgggaccacaatcagagccccgccatgcaagcacagcggtcctggtttatactgagtgcaggctcagcattcataccagtggatgcgaggcctatctaacacctctgccgcaactaaggggtacggcgcccaagttgtacagcgcaactccatgcttgagctccacagagctctgcccgcgatgtagacataaccacaaccaccatgaaactcccactagggggccaaccgcaaataaccgggccaagaagacatcctccagaaattctcctggggcatatgctctcagagggccgtcccggttcccatggtaccagatccggtgaggcttcgtggccgaagccacttcagatgagtcccttgcagactcgggtctgatcgcacttctcgagtacgtggggacggaactggaaaggcgcacagtccaACCCCCCTTAATGTCCACGAAAACCCCAGTACTCGcgtttcagagttgcgtcctctatctttggaaCTAAAGAGTGAAGACCAAACTCAcacgactttccacgctggtaaccGACCTTTGCGTCTTCTcatgaatgtgacgctcaatcagtctctccagatatttaaGCAAAAATGATGATTTGTATGAACTTCTTTGAAAAAGTATCAttggatagatgccattcatgccagctgctttgaagtattcaaaggatagtatagtgaATCTCGCCTATTCATGGGTAACAAGAGCCCTCGCAATGTTTCAATTCCCCCTGCGACCCTTTTGTGCGCGCCAATTCTCTCCCTCTCACTTCTGCTACCTGTTTTTCCgtgtggtgtacttccaagagaatcTGTATAGGCTTAACTTTGGAGCtcgtgaaaatttccatctggttttctaagagagtccaacttgcaCGACTCTTCCTTTTTATGGAGTCTGCGCATCCTGGAGGTCTGCCTCTTCCTTCTAGTTTCTCACAGTGGGCTTTAAAGCAGTCTCGCTTCCAATGTTTTACGaggctcttatattcacgctgtgagttccattCTCATTGTTTTTACAATGACGATTCAGAAGTTatatggttgatttcctgaatctttGCCGCTCTCGGTTTCACCATGGAACCATTTTATCGCTTTGACTTCGGGAAATTGTAAGTTGACGGCAAGTAGGTTCTGGGAGCAGAATTGTTTCAACAATTTTGAGATTAGGACGCAGGCTTCCGGTCTCGAGGATATCTCATCCTAGTcccttttactgatccaatacgacAGATTTTGTTCAAacgaacccatggttcttgtatcaGAAGTATATAAGGATAGTTCTGCAACTTTGCAATCCTTACtgtcagtagataggaagaggctttggcatgctgctgcaggttaatttcacTAAGCTTTATGTTTGTAGGTATAAGTGTTCatctaatgtgaaaaccaacGCTAACTGAAGATTCTGCTGCATTCAATGTAGATCTCACCGGGGTCACTAGCTTGTTTTCTCCTTCCGCTGAAAATCCCGCTTTCTTGCGGACGATTTCTcaggatatcgccacactttcTGGTGTAGCAACCCTCACGTCCTCATTCCAGAGAaaattcgccttctttcgcttccgttgtcGTCAGCTAACAGCCCTTCCAGATTCACgttgtccgggctgcatggatctgtttccatatAGCGGTATTAGACCTGGAGCGTCCACATCAcgagtttccctttcttccgcttttcctaaTAGACGCGGAGAAGAAGGTTCTAGCAGGTAAGCCTGTAATGCGCCCTTCTTTTCGGCTGAATTTTCGTTTTGACGAGCTTTCCTCTCCCGTTCGGAAGAATTAGACACAGAACAGTATCATCCACAGGCCGGTCATaatcagatttccagtttctctcgtCAAGCCGATTGATGTACTCTCCTTTCTAGCTGACCGCACCGTAGGCACTGCGTGCAGGCTTTAGCATGTCTTGTAcaaatttctccgtggggggaaTATGAATATGCCGAGCCCGAGTCCGTGCATCGGCCGCAATCGATTATTCAGTCGGGGGtggattcgaaatctgtgaCTCCTTACTACTTGGATAGTTACAATTCATCGCTTCTATCTTCATTAGTTTTGGACATCCTTAGGgtggtagtaaactactacaggctcgcCCATcccgacaaggtggtgtccgagaagGCTTTGGGAGCTACACTTGATTCGTCACCTTCTCATAACGTTTTCAAGAATACAGGACAAACCCCAAATTTGCAATCAGAAACTGTCTGCAATGTTAACTCAGAATACTATGTATATTTGTTAACATTGATATCGCACCTTAGGACACAGGCATACCGCTGTAGTGCGAAGTAGTCATGTGTGTATTCCGAATATAATTCTGATGAGAAGTCTGCctacattttttttgtaataatggcTTTGCACCATCCATTGAAgagatttaatttatttttgctattacaaCTGAAATTAGATTTCATctttcattcttctttttctcgcaGAGGAAAGAATTAAAGGAATATCTACATCACATGATGATGTGATTAAAGTAGTTACAAAGGAAATGCCAGTGGAAATGGACATCGACACTATGGAAACAACCAAGGCTGAGAAACAGACGAACGGCTCTGCATCTGCACTTAAGGATATTGTCGATGATAAAAAGGGCGCGAAAAACGATTCTGAAAGTGCGAAAAAGCCTGCCGAGGTAGTCGCAGAGCCAGAAGTCGAACAGATGGACGTAGATATTCCAACAAATGGAAATGGGAACGGCgttaaagaagaggaagaaacagAAACAGTTGAAGATAGTAAAAAAGAGACTGACGATATTAGTGGAGAGGGTAAGACTGGAACGGTAGCTGAAGCTGATAAGAAAAGCGATACTAAAGATGATACTGACGAGAAGAAAGACGAAGTAAAGAAAACTGAGGATAAATTAGAGTCAAGTGGAGataagaaggaagaggttaagCCTGAAGCGACTGCAAGCGAGGTTGATGTCAAAAAAACTGAAGGAGAGACTGAAAAATCAAGTGATGACGTGGAAATGTCcgaagctaaagaagaagaaaaagtggaAGCCGCTAGTGCGGATGACGTGAAAAGTGAGGTTGGAAAGGATCCGGTTGAGGAGGAAACAAAAGAAGAtgttgaaaaagaaaacaatgcaGAGACCACTTCGAAAAGTGAGAAGGACGCGGAAGATGTAGAGATGAATGATAGCGAAAGCACGAAAGATTTTAAAGACAAAGACAAGGAAACATCGGatggaaataaagaaaattcaattaatagcgtagaaaacaataaaaacgaTGAAGCCAAGGTGAAAATAAACAGTAATGACATTAAAGAAACTAGTGATATCGAAAAACCTGttgaaaataaggaaaatacTGAAGAATCTTCAGATAATAAGGTCCCGTCGGAAAATTTGGAAGAGAAAGGTCAAgagaaaatcgatgaaaaaacaAAATCGACTGAAGATGAGGAAATGAATGGTGTAAAGGAAACTGAGCAAAAAGATAGTGATGAACAGAAAGATGCGACGGATTCCGTAATTCCAGCAGATAAGTGTGCTACTTCAAATTCAGAAGAACATAAAGAAAAACCGAGTGAAAAAGAAGAACCCAAGGAAGTTCCTAATTCCGAAGAAGCATCAAAAGAAGTGAAAGTAGTTGACGAGGCAAATGAAAATGAGAAACACATCGAAATTCCCCAAAAGGAAGATACAAGTAAAACGACTGCAAATGGCTCAATTGAAAACTCAGTCGAAGAGAAAATTCCAGATGACAAAGGCGAAAATTGCACGAGTGAAGAAAAGAAATGTGATAAGGAAAAAGGTAAAACCGAAGAGCTTAAAAATGATGTTACAATCAATAAAGACGAAGAAATGGTTGATCCGACTCCAGAAAGTAGTAACGAAGTCAAGGAAGACACAACATCCGCAACTAATGACGATCAAGAGCAACCTTCAGAAGGTGATCAAGAAATGGCTGAAGCGAAACCAGACGACGAAGTTCCGGCAAAAGACGAACAAATTACAGATGAAGATCCAGTGAGTCAAACAATGTATGTAGACGAGAACACACACTTTGATAGTGGTAAAATCGTGGAACTGTCCCGGATGTCATGGAGTAGTACTAGGGAGAAGCAGCAGTATGTGAGAGGATGCCTATGGTCGCCAGACGGTACATGCATTTTGACGGCCGTTAATCTGGATGGTAAGGACAGAATGTTGAGAGTGTTCCGATAGACaagttttaaattaaatttgataTTCCAGGAATGCATGTTATCAATCTTGCAACTGAATTGTACTCTAAGGAGTCCGTTTCGTTTGATCGCCCTTTGGATCAGTTGGAATCCGTCATTCATGTGAAAGAAGGTGGAACTGTTTATGATTACAGCTGGTATCCGTTTATGAACAGCACGATGCCGGAGacttgttggttagttggttcactccaaattttcttttttgctatGTTTAAGGGTAAACAAAAAGGGATTTAAATGCGATTctttaatagttggatttcgtcACGACAACACTGCCCTATTCAACTTTGGGATGGTTTTACTGGGGATTTGCGGGGTTCCTATCGCGGTTACGATAATGTCGACGAAGTAGAAGCTGCTTTTTCTGTCACGTTCACTTCCGATGCAGAGAAAATTATTGGCGGTTATAAGAAGACATTGAAGATATTTGATACTAAATCGTAAGTTATTGTTTCTTCTGTTAAAATTTGAACAACTTTgtcaatcatgaaattttgatttCAGTCCTGGACGCGAATACTCAGTCATTCCAATCAAACAACCGTGTTCCTGTTTTGCTGTCTCCGAAACACAAAGCAATATAATTGCCACCGGCTCTTGGAATAGCGCCATAAACTTATATGACTTACGTACTCCTAAACTTGGTTCTCTAGTAACACTGGAAGAACATTCCGGTGGTGTTACATTCCTAAAATTTACAGCAAACGGTGACTCATTGTTTAGTGGCGCTCGAAAGGACAACAAACTGCTCGAATGGGATATGAGAAACTTTTCAAAACCAATTCGTCGACTTCAGCGCACTGTCAAAACAAATCAACGTATCTATTTTGATCTGTCGCCAGGTGAGAAGtggttagtgagtggtgatacgGATGGATTGGTGCGAATTTGGGATCTTAAATCGGAGAGCGATACCGAGGACTTTACGGTAAGTTCGTCTGTATTTCATATCATGCGGACTGAAATTCTTATATTTGCTCCTGAAATTATAGTTTGGTTTGCACGAAGACTGTTGTAATGGTGTGAGCTTCCATCCGTCACGGCCAATGTTGGCTACATGTTCGGGTCAGTATCATTTCCCGAAAGATGCCGATGGCTGCGAGCCTAATAAACAAGAACAAATCTACGAGAATTCATTAGTTTTCTGGTGGATCGGCAAATCTTCAGATGGTAATGAGGAGGGGACTGTCGAAAATCCGGTTCCGTCAAAGGAGAAGGGTGGAGAGGCGGATAcggatgaaaagatggaagcgtaatttatttatattattccgTGGTgtttaattttaagaaaaagaagaaatatctaAATTGCTAATTTGTATTTTGAATCGTAACGATTTCAAATACAATTTGCAGGTAAATGTCGAAAAGTGTGTGTTTCTCTTTTTATTGAACGGTTTAATTTGGTTTTCAGCAAAGAATGAAATTACGAAATCTCCGAGCGTTTAGATGGTAACGAGTGTTTGCTTCCGGGTGCTATTTTATATAATAACACAGTACACACGGTGATTTGGGACAAGTCAATGTTAGTGGTGAGATATCTAAAATTTAGGAAGCACTATTGGCAGGAATTATTTCCATACATTATTTCATAGGAATTTCTTAattaaaagttttaaattttgaagaagTGACGAGTGTGACATCTCTTCTATGGACGGAATTACGTTTATATAATATTTGGCTGCCAATCTTAATGAGGTTCCAGATGTTATCAGTTGTGTTGACGTCTTACTCGATCATTTCGTGAGGAACTAAGTTGTTTGCAAAGTTGCGCTATGAAAGCTTGGTGACTGTTGAGGTATGGAACTATGTGTATTAACGTGAAGAGCTGAGAGCTTGAGCAGTAATTTCGAATTGGTGTTACGGTGATACGCTGAAATTGTATAAAATGCAATAAgcttttgtgcgaaacaaaatgAATGGTGCGATTGTTCAGTAAGCTGCGAATTGGGCAAATACGAAGCTGGAATTCGAGTGATAAGGTGTGATTACGGATATGAACCAATGAACGATATGGGAAGGAACAACACAAAGGAATTTTAAATTTATGCGCATTAGCTGAAGTTGGTGCACCGAGCTTGT of Hermetia illucens chromosome 4, iHerIll2.2.curated.20191125, whole genome shotgun sequence contains these proteins:
- the LOC119654943 gene encoding DNA ligase 1 isoform X1, whose amino-acid sequence is MSIVEQAVDTIKNEERIKGISTSHDDVIKVVTKEMPVEMDIDTMETTKAEKQTNGSASALKDIVDDKKGAKNDSESAKKPAEVVAEPEVEQMDVDIPTNGNGNGVKEEEETETVEDSKKETDDISGEGKTGTVAEADKKSDTKDDTDEKKDEVKKTEDKLESSGDKKEEVKPEATASEVDVKKTEGETEKSSDDVEMSEAKEEEKVEAASADDVKSEVGKDPVEEETKEDVEKENNAETTSKSEKDAEDVEMNDSESTKDFKDKDKETSDGNKENSINSVENNKNDEAKVKINSNDIKETSDIEKPVENKENTEESSDNKVPSENLEEKGQEKIDEKTKSTEDEEMNGVKETEQKDSDEQKDATDSVIPADKCATSNSEEHKEKPSEKEEPKEVPNSEEASKEVKVVDEANENEKHIEIPQKEDTSKTTANGSIENSVEEKIPDDKGENCTSEEKKCDKEKGKTEELKNDVTINKDEEMVDPTPESSNEVKEDTTSATNDDQEQPSEGDQEMAEAKPDDEVPAKDEQITDEDPVSQTMYVDENTHFDSGKIVELSRMSWSSTREKQQYVRGCLWSPDGTCILTAVNLDGMHVINLATELYSKESVSFDRPLDQLESVIHVKEGGTVYDYSWYPFMNSTMPETCCWISSRQHCPIQLWDGFTGDLRGSYRGYDNVDEVEAAFSVTFTSDAEKIIGGYKKTLKIFDTKSPGREYSVIPIKQPCSCFAVSETQSNIIATGSWNSAINLYDLRTPKLGSLVTLEEHSGGVTFLKFTANGDSLFSGARKDNKLLEWDMRNFSKPIRRLQRTVKTNQRIYFDLSPGEKWLVSGDTDGLVRIWDLKSESDTEDFTFGLHEDCCNGVSFHPSRPMLATCSGQYHFPKDADGCEPNKQEQIYENSLVFWWIGKSSDGNEEGTVENPVPSKEKGGEADTDEKMEA
- the LOC119654943 gene encoding DNA ligase 1 isoform X2, with the translated sequence MPVEMDIDTMETTKAEKQTNGSASALKDIVDDKKGAKNDSESAKKPAEVVAEPEVEQMDVDIPTNGNGNGVKEEEETETVEDSKKETDDISGEGKTGTVAEADKKSDTKDDTDEKKDEVKKTEDKLESSGDKKEEVKPEATASEVDVKKTEGETEKSSDDVEMSEAKEEEKVEAASADDVKSEVGKDPVEEETKEDVEKENNAETTSKSEKDAEDVEMNDSESTKDFKDKDKETSDGNKENSINSVENNKNDEAKVKINSNDIKETSDIEKPVENKENTEESSDNKVPSENLEEKGQEKIDEKTKSTEDEEMNGVKETEQKDSDEQKDATDSVIPADKCATSNSEEHKEKPSEKEEPKEVPNSEEASKEVKVVDEANENEKHIEIPQKEDTSKTTANGSIENSVEEKIPDDKGENCTSEEKKCDKEKGKTEELKNDVTINKDEEMVDPTPESSNEVKEDTTSATNDDQEQPSEGDQEMAEAKPDDEVPAKDEQITDEDPVSQTMYVDENTHFDSGKIVELSRMSWSSTREKQQYVRGCLWSPDGTCILTAVNLDGMHVINLATELYSKESVSFDRPLDQLESVIHVKEGGTVYDYSWYPFMNSTMPETCCWISSRQHCPIQLWDGFTGDLRGSYRGYDNVDEVEAAFSVTFTSDAEKIIGGYKKTLKIFDTKSPGREYSVIPIKQPCSCFAVSETQSNIIATGSWNSAINLYDLRTPKLGSLVTLEEHSGGVTFLKFTANGDSLFSGARKDNKLLEWDMRNFSKPIRRLQRTVKTNQRIYFDLSPGEKWLVSGDTDGLVRIWDLKSESDTEDFTFGLHEDCCNGVSFHPSRPMLATCSGQYHFPKDADGCEPNKQEQIYENSLVFWWIGKSSDGNEEGTVENPVPSKEKGGEADTDEKMEA